In Nocardia sp. NBC_00403, the DNA window GTGCCCGGCGTGCGCATCGCCCGCGGCCTCGCCGAGGCCACCGGACAGCGAATTCGGCTGAGCACCAAGGCGATATCGGGGGCCACCTCCAAAGGACTTGCCGGCCAGGTCGACGCGATGTTCGTGGCGGGGCCGCCGCCGGACGCCGCGGTCATCCTGATCGGCGCCAACGACATCACCAAGAAGCATTCCATCCGGGCTTCAGCACGCAGACTGGCCAGCGCGGTGGCGCGGCTGCGCCGAGCCGACGCCATCGTGGTGGTCGGCACCTGCCCGAATCTCGGCATAGTCACCGCGATTCCGCAGCCGCTGCGGACCGTGGTGCAGAACTGGAGCGCCCGACTGGCTCGGGCCCAGACCGTGGCGACCACCGTCGCGGGCGGGCGCCCGGTGCAGATGGGCAATCTGCTCGCGCCCGAGTTCCGCGCCGCGCCCGAGTTGATGTTCGCCGCCGACGGATTCCACCCTTCGGCGGCGGGCTACGAACTGGCTGCGGCGCTGCTGCTGCCCGCACTGATCGACGCGCTGAACGAGGCGCCCCCCGCTTCCCGCCCAGCAGGACGCGACGTAGATTCGATGAGAACGCACTAGTAACAAACGGTTCGCGGAGTGTGCTCGGACAACGTCTGAACGCCAACACTTACCGTCCCAACAAA includes these proteins:
- a CDS encoding SGNH/GDSL hydrolase family protein, producing MSTPRISWRIAAVTSAATVLAGSGAGTASWAAYRLLMAQAGVARGVIGRDTSKPPEADGIYTAGCLVPQPWRAGVPADLHLMIFGDSTAGGVGCHSAEEVPGVRIARGLAEATGQRIRLSTKAISGATSKGLAGQVDAMFVAGPPPDAAVILIGANDITKKHSIRASARRLASAVARLRRADAIVVVGTCPNLGIVTAIPQPLRTVVQNWSARLARAQTVATTVAGGRPVQMGNLLAPEFRAAPELMFAADGFHPSAAGYELAAALLLPALIDALNEAPPASRPAGRDVDSMRTH